The nucleotide sequence GTTTCCGCAACGCCTTTACCCAGGGGAAGGTCTCCCCCGTTTTCGCCGGGGCCGCCCTGAGCGGGAAAGGGGTCAAGGAGCTGCTGGACGGGATCTGCGATCTTTTCCCTTCCCCCGAAACCCGGGGAGAAGTCCGAGTGGGAGACGAAACGGTGAAGCCCGGCGCATCCGAGCCCCTGTGCGCCCAGGTTTTCAAGAGTGTCAACGATCCCTACGTCGGGCAGATCTCCTTCGCCCGGATCTGGGCGGGCACGTTGAAGGCGGACGCCGAAATATTCAACGCCACCAGCGCCTCCAAGGAACGGGTGGGGCACATCCTCCTGATCAAGGGGAAGGAACAGCAGAGCATCGAGCAGGCCGCCCCCGGCTTCATCGTGGCGCTTCCCAAGCTCAAGAACACCTCCAGCGGGGACACCCTGTGCGACCCGGGGCATCGTTATGTTTTCCCTCCCATCAAGTTTCCCTCCCCGACCACCTTGGCCGCCGTCTACGCCAAGGACCGCGGCGACGAAGACAAGATCGCGGAAGCGTTCCCCAAAATCATCAGCGAGGATCCGACCTTGAGGATGGACCGCAACCCCATGACCGGCGAGTTCGTTCTCACCGGTATGGGGGATGTGCAGTTTCAGGTGGCGGTGAATCGGCTCAAGCAGAATTTCAAGGTTGAAATCGAACTCCGGGAGCCGAAGGTGGCCTACAAGGAGACCATCACCTCCCGGGGAGAGACCAAGTACCGGCATAAGAAGCAGACCGGGGGCGCCGGCCAGTTCGCCGAGGTCTGGATGCATGTTCAACCTTACACCGAGGGCGCGGAGAACAGCGAAGGAAAGGCCCGACGGGAACTTATCGAGCTCGGATGGGGCGGAAAACTGCTGTTCATGGATGAAGTGGTGGGGGGGCACATCCCATCCCAGTTGGTGCAGAGCGTCAAAAAAGGTTATCTCTCGGCCATGGCCAAGGGCCCCCTGGCGGGGTTCCCGGTCGTCGACGTCATCGCCACCGTTTACGACGGCAAGACCCATCCGGTCGATTCCAAGGACATAGCTTTCCAGATCGCCGGCCGTCAGGGGTTCAAGGAATCATGCCGGGCCGCGCGCCCGGTTCTGCTGGAACCGATCATGAAAGTGGCGATCACCGTACCGACCGAGTATATGGGCGCGGTAACCGGAGATCTCAATTCCCGCCGGGGCCGGGTCCTGGGGCTGGACCCCAAGGGCGCCAGCCAGGTCGTCAACGCGTTGGTGCCGATGGCGGAGCTTCTCAAGTATTCGACCGAACTGCGGAGCATGACCGGGGGCGCCGGTCACTTTACCATGGAATACGATCATTACGAGGAGGTTCCCTCCGTCATCGCCCAGAAGATCATCGCCGAGGTCAAACAGGAGCAGGAGGAAGAGTAGGAGGTAGCCGATGAGCGGTCATTCCAAATGGCACAGTATCCGGCATAAGAAAGGCGCGGCGGACGCCAAGCGGGGAAAGATCTTCAGTCGCCTGAGCAAGGAAATCACCGTCCTGGCGCGCGACGGCGGGGGGGATATCAAGACCAACCCCCGCCTCCGGACCACGATCCAAGCGGCCCGAGCCGCCAACATGCCCGCCGAGAACATCGACCGGGCGATCAAGAAAGGGACGGGCGAGCTCCCGGGAGTGACCTACGAAGAGCTGGTGTATGAAGGTTACGGGCCCGGCGGCGTCGCGATCATGCTTCGAATCCTGACCGACAATAAAAACCGTTCCGCCGCCGAGATCCGGCACATCTTCGACAAAAGGGGAGGGAACATGGGCGGTCCCGGGGCGGTGGCCTGGATGTTCGAGCAGAAGGGCCTGATAACCGTGGAAAAATCCGCGATCGGGGAAGAGACCCTTTTCGGTTTGGCCCTTGACGCCGGCGCCGAGGATTTCCGGGTCGAGGATGACGCTTATCAGATCATGACCGGGTTGGCCGAGTTCGAGGTGGTGAAAGCCGCGATCGAAGAGGCCGGCATCGAACCGTCCCTGGCCGAAATCACCCAGATCCCCCAGAACGAGATTCGAGTTTCGGGAGAAGACGCCAAAAAAGTGTGGGCTCTGGTCAACGCCCTCGAAGACCATGAGGACGTCCAGAACGTCTACTCCAACTTCGACATCCCCGACGAGATTCTGGCGGAACTCGAAGACTGATCCCGCCGTGGATTCCGGGCGCCAGCTCAGATCGGTTCGGGTCCTGGCTATCGACCCCGGCACCATCGTGGCCGGATACGGAGTGCTGGAAGCCCGGGGAGGGGGCGACCCGGTCCTGCTCGAATGCGGCTGTATCCGTCCTCCCCGGAAGGGGTCCGCTCCGGACAAACTGCTGCTGATCCACAAAACGATTCGGGAACTGCTGGGAAAGTGGGCCCCGAACGTGGTGGCACTGGAAGACGCCTTCTACCACCGCAACGCGCGCTCCACGCTGAAGCTGGGAGAAGTGCTGGGGGTCTGCCGGTTGGCCGCGGCCGCCGCCGGGGTGCGGGTCGTTTCCTACGCTCCCCGCCGGGTGAAGAAGGCGGTGGTGGGCCGGGGGCAGGCCGATAAAATCCAGGTTCAGGGGATGGTAACGCTTATTCTGGGGCTTTCCTCCCCGCCCGACCCTCTCGATATTTCCGACGCGCTCGCCCTGGGGATCGCCTGTCTTCACGACCTGCGGCTCGCCTCTCTCGAAAGTTCCGGAGGCTGAAGGCCTTTTCGGGAGTGCGCCGGGCTCAGAGAATGAGCATGGCGTCTCCGTAGCTGAAGAACCGGTATTCCCGTCGGACGGCTTCCCGGTAGGCGTCCAATATCCGCTCTTTCCCGGCCAGAGCGCAGACGAGCATAAGCAGGGTGGAAGCGGGAAGATGAAAGTTGGTAAGGAGGCGAAAGGGGAGGCGGAAACGGTAACCGGGAACGATGAAGATGTCCGTCCACCGCGCCCCTGGAGCGATCCGTCCGTTTTCATCGGCGGCGCTTTCCAGGGCTCGGACCGCGGTCGTACCCACCAGCCAGAGGGGACGATCTTCCCGGACCTGCCGGTTGATCGCCTCGGCGCTGTTTTCCGTAATTTCATAATGTTCGGCGTGCATACGGTGTTCCTCGATCTCGGAGGTTCTCACCGGCTGGAAGGTCCCGTAGCCGACGTGGAGGGTGACGAAGGTTCGGGCCGTCCCCCGGCCCTCCATCTCCCGCAACAGTTCCCGGGAGAAATGGAGTCCGGCGGTGGGAGCCGCGGCCGCGCCGTCCCGGGCGGCATAGACGGTTTGATACCGTTCGCGGTCCCGGGCCGCGGTTGCCGGGGAAGAATTCTTTCTCCGGATATAGGGGGGGAGAGGGACCGAGCCGTGTCGGCGGGCGAACGCCGCCAGGTCGGCGGTACCCGAGAAATCCATGATCACCGTTCCGGTTTCGTCGCGCCCCCGGACCGTTCCCCTGACGCCTTCGCCGAGATCGACGACCGTTCCGGTCCGCGTCCGCCGCGCCGGGCGGAGAAGGACGTTCCAGCCCCGGTCTTCCCGGGAGTGGAGCAGGAGGATTTCGGCCCCTCCCCCCGTTCCCGGGCGTGTCCCCCTCAAGCGCGCGGGGACGACCCGGGTGTCGTTGAATACCGCCAGGTCGCCGGGCCCCAGGTAGTCGAGGATGGCGGGAAAACGAAGATGGCGGAGTGTCCCGTCCCGCTCCAGGACCATCAACCGCGAATCTTCTCTTCGCGGGGGCGGGTGCTGGGCGATAAGGCGGGGAGGGAGGTCATACTCGAAATCGCTGGTCTTCACCGCCGTTTCGCTCAGGAACGCCCGGCCGCTCGGGCGAAACGTTCGTACTCGCTGTAGAGACAGCCGCAATACTGTTGCTTGTACAGCCGATAACGGTCGGTCAAGGCCCAGTGTTCCTTCCACCCCGTCCGGAAATCCCGGTAGAGGAAGTCGATCCCGGCCGCCGCCCCCGCCGCTTCCCCCTCTTCCCGAACGAGCCCATGGCGCTGATGCACGCTCAGAAGCAGAGTGGAGGTGAAGGCCCCGTAGCCGCGCTCGGCGGCGGCCCGGGCCGTCCTTTCCAGCCGCAAGCGGTAGCAGAGACGGCAGCGGTCGGTTTCCCGGCCGGCCACGAGCCGGAAGAATTCGGGCATATCGTATCCGGCGTCGGTCAAGAGGCGCCGGCCGGATTGCCCGGCCAGGCTTTCGGCTCCTTCCCTACGGGCCCGGTATTCGCGGTAGGGGTGGATGTTGGGGTTGTAGAAAAAACCGTCGGCCTCCAGCCCCTCTTCTTCCAGGGCTTGAAAAGGCCAAGTGGCGCAGGGGCCGCAACAGACATGAAGAAGGACTTTCATCCCTTGCCGGGGAAGAGTTCGCCTTGGGTCCCGGGACCGGGTTCCCATCCCAGGTGCCGGCAGGCCCGCTCGGTGGTCATTCTCCCGGTCCGGGTCCGTTTCAGGAAGCCTTTCTGAATGAGAAAAGGCTCGTAGACCTCGGCGATCGTGTCTCCTTCCTCGCCGATGGCGACCGCGATCGTATCGATGCCCACCGGCCCTCCGTCGAAGTGTTCGACGATGATGCGAAGGATGCGCTTGTCCATTTCGTCGAGCCCCTCCTCGTCGATCCCCAGCATGCCCAGGGCTTCGTGGGCCGTTTCCCTGGTGATCCGGTTGTCGGCCCTGACCTGGGCGTAGTCGCGGACGCGTTTGAGAAGAGAATTGGCGATACGGGGAGTCCCCCGCGCCCGCCGCGCGATTTCCAGGGAGCCCTCCGGATCGATATCGATTCCCAGCAGCCCGGCCGACCGGGTCACGATCCGGTGGAGTTCTTCGGGCGGATAGTAATCCAGGCGGTTGACCAGCCCCATCCGGCTGCGGAGTGGGGCGCTCAGAAGCCCGTACCGGGTGGTGGCGCCCACGAGGGTGAAACGGGCGAGGTTGAGCCTGACCGAACGGGCGCTGGGCCCCTGATCGATCATGATGTCGATGACGAAATCTTCCATGGCCGAGTATAGGTACTCCTCCACCACGTGGGAGAGGCGGTGAATTTCGTCGATGAAGAGGATATCGCCGTCCTTGAGGTTGGTCAGAAGCCCGGCCAGATCTCCGGGCCTTTCCACGGCCGGCCCGGAAGTGATCTTGATGCCGGCGCCCATCTCCGCGGCGACGATATGGGCGAGCGTGGTTTTACCCAGGCCGGGGGGCCCGAAAAAGAGAAGGTGCTCCAGGGCTTCCCCCCGTTCCCGAGCCGCCGCCAGGGTGATGCCCAACCGCTCCTTGACCGCCTCCTGCCCGATAAAATCGGCGAACACCGTCGGTCTGAGTTTAAGGTCCAGGTTCCCGTCTTTCTGGTGGAGAGCGGAATCTACGAAACGATCATTCATCGCTTCCTCCGCGCTCGCCGAGTGAAGCCAGGCAGAGGCGGACCAGCTCCCCGGCGCCCAGGTTCTTCCGCGCGGGGGCGGCCACCCGGTCCAGGGCCGCGGCCGCTTCCGTCCTCCCGAACCCGAGAGAGACCAGGGCCGCGATGACGTCCCCGTAACGCCCCTTTTCTTCGCCGCCCCCGGCGGCCTCCGTGGGGATCGGCAGAGCCGCAACCTTGTCCCTCAGCTCCAGAACGATCCGCTCGGCGGTTTTTTTCCCCACCCCGCGGACCGAGGATATCAGGGCGGCGTCTTCCCTGAGCACCGCCTGCCGGAAGAGCGCCGGTGCCAGCCCCGAAAGCACGGACAGGGCCAGACGGGGTCCCACCTGGGACACTCCCAGGAGAAGTTCGAAGAGTACCCGCTCCTCCAATCTGGAGAAACCGAAGAGGGTCTGTTCGGCTTCCCGAACCTGGTGGAAGACATGAAGCTTGATGGGTTCTCCTTCGG is from bacterium and encodes:
- the fusA gene encoding elongation factor G, translating into MAELKVGDIRTIGIIGANGSGKTTLVDAVMFAAGANTRQGSVDQGTSLSDTGSEEQARKISIRATPLNCRYGGKDIFLIDTPGYADFYGEVALTLEVVDAVVIVVDGVAGMEVGTLRVWEAAREQGLPIGFFISKLDKEHSNFSSTLSALEEGASRALVPVTLPDGTHPAFSAVCKLSEEGIEDKVDPALREGMAKIRESMIEAAAESDDALLEKYFETGELTPEEINEGFRNAFTQGKVSPVFAGAALSGKGVKELLDGICDLFPSPETRGEVRVGDETVKPGASEPLCAQVFKSVNDPYVGQISFARIWAGTLKADAEIFNATSASKERVGHILLIKGKEQQSIEQAAPGFIVALPKLKNTSSGDTLCDPGHRYVFPPIKFPSPTTLAAVYAKDRGDEDKIAEAFPKIISEDPTLRMDRNPMTGEFVLTGMGDVQFQVAVNRLKQNFKVEIELREPKVAYKETITSRGETKYRHKKQTGGAGQFAEVWMHVQPYTEGAENSEGKARRELIELGWGGKLLFMDEVVGGHIPSQLVQSVKKGYLSAMAKGPLAGFPVVDVIATVYDGKTHPVDSKDIAFQIAGRQGFKESCRAARPVLLEPIMKVAITVPTEYMGAVTGDLNSRRGRVLGLDPKGASQVVNALVPMAELLKYSTELRSMTGGAGHFTMEYDHYEEVPSVIAQKIIAEVKQEQEEE
- a CDS encoding YebC/PmpR family DNA-binding transcriptional regulator — its product is MSGHSKWHSIRHKKGAADAKRGKIFSRLSKEITVLARDGGGDIKTNPRLRTTIQAARAANMPAENIDRAIKKGTGELPGVTYEELVYEGYGPGGVAIMLRILTDNKNRSAAEIRHIFDKRGGNMGGPGAVAWMFEQKGLITVEKSAIGEETLFGLALDAGAEDFRVEDDAYQIMTGLAEFEVVKAAIEEAGIEPSLAEITQIPQNEIRVSGEDAKKVWALVNALEDHEDVQNVYSNFDIPDEILAELED
- the ruvC gene encoding crossover junction endodeoxyribonuclease RuvC, producing MDSGRQLRSVRVLAIDPGTIVAGYGVLEARGGGDPVLLECGCIRPPRKGSAPDKLLLIHKTIRELLGKWAPNVVALEDAFYHRNARSTLKLGEVLGVCRLAAAAAGVRVVSYAPRRVKKAVVGRGQADKIQVQGMVTLILGLSSPPDPLDISDALALGIACLHDLRLASLESSGG
- the queA gene encoding tRNA preQ1(34) S-adenosylmethionine ribosyltransferase-isomerase QueA; this encodes MKTSDFEYDLPPRLIAQHPPPRREDSRLMVLERDGTLRHLRFPAILDYLGPGDLAVFNDTRVVPARLRGTRPGTGGGAEILLLHSREDRGWNVLLRPARRTRTGTVVDLGEGVRGTVRGRDETGTVIMDFSGTADLAAFARRHGSVPLPPYIRRKNSSPATAARDRERYQTVYAARDGAAAAPTAGLHFSRELLREMEGRGTARTFVTLHVGYGTFQPVRTSEIEEHRMHAEHYEITENSAEAINRQVREDRPLWLVGTTAVRALESAADENGRIAPGARWTDIFIVPGYRFRLPFRLLTNFHLPASTLLMLVCALAGKERILDAYREAVRREYRFFSYGDAMLIL
- a CDS encoding epoxyqueuosine reductase QueH, coding for MKVLLHVCCGPCATWPFQALEEEGLEADGFFYNPNIHPYREYRARREGAESLAGQSGRRLLTDAGYDMPEFFRLVAGRETDRCRLCYRLRLERTARAAAERGYGAFTSTLLLSVHQRHGLVREEGEAAGAAAGIDFLYRDFRTGWKEHWALTDRYRLYKQQYCGCLYSEYERFARAAGRS
- the ruvB gene encoding Holliday junction branch migration DNA helicase RuvB, with the translated sequence MNDRFVDSALHQKDGNLDLKLRPTVFADFIGQEAVKERLGITLAAARERGEALEHLLFFGPPGLGKTTLAHIVAAEMGAGIKITSGPAVERPGDLAGLLTNLKDGDILFIDEIHRLSHVVEEYLYSAMEDFVIDIMIDQGPSARSVRLNLARFTLVGATTRYGLLSAPLRSRMGLVNRLDYYPPEELHRIVTRSAGLLGIDIDPEGSLEIARRARGTPRIANSLLKRVRDYAQVRADNRITRETAHEALGMLGIDEEGLDEMDKRILRIIVEHFDGGPVGIDTIAVAIGEEGDTIAEVYEPFLIQKGFLKRTRTGRMTTERACRHLGWEPGPGTQGELFPGKG
- the ruvA gene encoding Holliday junction branch migration protein RuvA yields the protein MIEYIRGTLEKSGTDYCVIEAGGIGYRIYISPSTRESLPPEGEPIKLHVFHQVREAEQTLFGFSRLEERVLFELLLGVSQVGPRLALSVLSGLAPALFRQAVLREDAALISSVRGVGKKTAERIVLELRDKVAALPIPTEAAGGGEEKGRYGDVIAALVSLGFGRTEAAAALDRVAAPARKNLGAGELVRLCLASLGERGGSDE